In the genome of Paracoccus tegillarcae, one region contains:
- the fucP gene encoding L-fucose:H+ symporter permease codes for MSNERKFVYDGMRFPFILIVTCFAAWGIAANMTDPLVKVFSKIFSMSTLQASFVQFSYYGAYFCLALPAAFINRRYSYKTGVLVGLGCAIAGAFLFYPASQSMTFGFFLLALFTLAGGLSILETSANPFVISMGPEGNATRRLNFAQAFNPVGTNIGVFLSAALILPQLNPATPEERAAMAPAALQAIQADELSAVMVPYVGFAFVLLAIWVAIFLTRMPTEREAVAQGPRDVNFGATLKRLLANRHYSFGVIAQFFNVAAQTCVWTFTIQYVIEAIGGDEAQAGWYLQASLLVFLVSRFVMVWLMGFLRPAALLGVMAIGGSALCLYAMANPGISGVWAIVMISACLSLMFPTIYGIALHGLGEDTKFGAAGLVMAILGGALLPLVHGAVMDARGAAFSYIVPALCFLVVAAFALFDLRSRQRRHAQPE; via the coding sequence ATGAGTAACGAACGCAAATTTGTCTATGATGGCATGCGCTTCCCCTTCATCCTGATCGTGACCTGTTTTGCGGCCTGGGGAATTGCCGCGAACATGACCGATCCGCTGGTCAAGGTGTTCTCCAAGATCTTTTCGATGAGCACGCTGCAGGCCTCTTTCGTGCAGTTTTCTTATTACGGGGCCTATTTCTGCCTCGCCTTGCCGGCGGCCTTCATCAATCGCCGCTATTCCTACAAGACCGGTGTTCTGGTCGGGCTGGGCTGCGCGATTGCGGGGGCGTTCCTGTTCTATCCGGCCTCGCAATCCATGACGTTTGGCTTTTTCCTGCTGGCGCTGTTCACGCTGGCCGGCGGCTTGTCGATCCTGGAAACCTCGGCCAACCCTTTCGTCATCTCGATGGGCCCCGAGGGCAATGCGACCCGGCGGCTGAACTTTGCCCAGGCCTTCAACCCGGTGGGCACCAATATCGGCGTGTTCCTGTCAGCCGCGCTGATCCTGCCGCAGCTCAATCCCGCCACACCCGAGGAACGCGCCGCAATGGCACCCGCAGCCCTGCAGGCGATACAGGCCGATGAACTCTCGGCGGTGATGGTGCCCTATGTCGGCTTCGCCTTCGTTTTGCTGGCCATCTGGGTCGCCATTTTCCTGACCAGAATGCCCACCGAACGCGAGGCCGTCGCCCAAGGCCCGCGCGACGTCAATTTCGGCGCCACACTCAAGCGGCTGCTGGCCAACCGACATTATTCCTTCGGTGTGATCGCGCAGTTTTTCAACGTCGCCGCGCAAACCTGCGTCTGGACCTTCACCATTCAATACGTGATCGAGGCCATTGGCGGCGATGAGGCGCAGGCAGGCTGGTATCTGCAAGCCAGTCTGCTGGTCTTTCTGGTCTCGCGCTTTGTCATGGTCTGGCTGATGGGCTTTCTGCGCCCCGCTGCCCTGCTTGGTGTCATGGCGATCGGTGGCTCGGCACTTTGCCTCTACGCCATGGCCAATCCCGGCATCTCGGGCGTCTGGGCGATCGTGATGATCTCTGCCTGTCTGTCGCTGATGTTCCCGACCATCTATGGCATCGCGCTGCACGGCCTGGGCGAAGATACCAAATTCGGGGCCGCCGGCTTGGTCATGGCGATCCTTGGCGGGGCGCTGTTGCCACTGGTGCATGGCGCGGTGATGGATGCCCGTGGTGCTGCCTTTTCCTATATCGTACCGGCGCTGTGCTTTCTGGTCGTCGCGGCCTTTGCGTTGTTTGACCTCAGATCGCGCCAGCGTCGACATGCTCAGCCCGAATGA